One window of Bactrocera tryoni isolate S06 chromosome 2, CSIRO_BtryS06_freeze2, whole genome shotgun sequence genomic DNA carries:
- the LOC120768601 gene encoding zinc finger protein 626-like: MSNTFEDFRSNFAETEWQFWCRLCAKDDVRNINIYAEQKQTPVDTNELVDFIAEFFKIHIRQNENLPHWLCAQCFSSVSTLSKFTNQVNRVQSMYHEIQNSGHRKAEDFRVIREKYKLLGYELYLLNISDTKPSIENIFVADAPEIIEHKSLDSIIKSEVITDELQSGIFLKDIEFNSEFQDPIGDAVENLSNEVGSSERLSKYNSEFQDPIGAVENHTNKVDSTEFPSNSIKDNNSEVTSKVYSKIHRLKKRKSSSDEESNVNKHFCNDCTLHFKKSSNYLIHMRKKHGVETLPSIISCPQCSRTFKSKFNLKRHLKIHRPVAEKKIYPCPQCDRKFQTKEYVFRHIKFVHEEIRPFICEECGEGTHTETTLREHMLKHTDYAPFECEICKKGFKTQARLKNHMEMHSDHKHICSECGLELNSRVTLNRHMLVHSDEMRHKCDYCGREFKRAKTLKTHLLLHSGLKPYSCDFCDKTFAHGSNCRTHKRKFHPEEFAALEASGEKKFTKNIPKLAVLKTVTRTAENLLPVVCKQSGNFSSGKKPNLQSVVKEKHNTVPTTVGSK, from the exons ATGTCTAACACATTTGAAGATTTCAGAAGTAATTTTGCCGAAACCGAATGGCAATTTTGGTGTAGACTCTGTGCTAAAGACGATGTACgaaatatcaatatatatgCAGAGCAAAAACAAACTCCAGTTGACACAAACGAACTTGTAGATTTCATAGCGgagttttttaaaattcat ATACggcaaaatgaaaatttaccACATTGGCTTTGTGCACAATGCTTTTCATCGGTTTCGACCTTGTCGAAATTCACAAATCAAGTGAACAGAGTACAGAGTATGTACCACGAAATTCAAAATTCTGGTCACAGAAAAGCTGAAGATTTTCGGGTTATccgagaaaaatataaactactTGGGTATGAGTTATATTTGTTGAACATATCGGATACCAAACCatctattgaaaatatttttgttgctgatgCACCCGAAATAATTGAACATAAATCATTGGATAGTAttataaaaagtgaagtaaTAACGGACGAGTTACAGAGTGGTATATTTCTTAAAGACATCGAATTTAATAGTGAATTCCAGGATCCCATTGGTGATGCAGTTGAAAATCTTTCTAATGAAGTAGGTAGTAGTGAACGCCTAAGTAAATATAATAGTGAATTCCAAGATCCCATTGGCGCAGTTGAGAATCATACTAACAAAGTAGATAGTACTGAATTTCCAAGTAATAGCATAAAAGACAATAACTCAGAAGTTACTAGCAAAGTATATAGCAAAATCCATCGTCTGAAAAAGCGTAAAAGTTCTTCGGATGAGGAATCGAATGTAAACAAACACTTTTGTAACGATTGCACACtccatttcaaaaaaagtagCAATTATCTTATACATATGAGGAAAAAACATGGTGTTGAAACACTACCTAGCATCATTTCTTGTCCACAATGTTCCAGAACTTTCAAAtctaaattcaatttaaaacgACACCTTAAGATACATCGACCTGTAGCAGAGAAGAAAATATATCCATGTCCACAATGTGACCGAAAATTCCAAACGAAAGAATATGTATTTCGTCATATTAAGTTTGTGCATGAAGAAATTCGCCCGTTCATTTGCGAAGAATGTGGTGAAGGTACGCACACCGAAACTACACTGCGGGAGCACATGCTTAAACATACGGACTATGCCCCTTTTGAATGTGagatttgtaagaaaggatttAAAACTCAAGCACGTTTGAAG AATCATATGGAAATGCACAGCGATCATAAACATATATGCAGCGAATGTGGTTTAGAATTGAATTCGCGTGTAACCTTGAATCGTCATATGCTTGTGCATTCTGATGAGATGCGTCATAAGTGCGATTATTGTGGGCGCGAATTCAAACGAGcgaaaactttaaaaactcaCTTATTACTTCATAGTGGTTTAAAGCCATATTCATGTGACTTCTGTGACAAAACGTTTGCACATGGCTCAAATTGTCGCACTCACAAAAGAAAGTTTCATCCCGAAGAATTTGCGGCCTTAGAGGCTTCCGGAGAAAAGAAGTTCACTAAAAATATCCCTAAATTAGCGGTTTTAAAAACAgt TACCCGCACAGCTGAGAATCTTCTGCCCGtggtatgtaaacaaagtgGAAACTTTTCTTCCGGCAAAAAACCGAACCTTCAATCAGTTGTAAAGGAGAAACACAACACCGTTcctacgacagtcgggtctaagtaa
- the LOC120769694 gene encoding dihydrolipoyllysine-residue acetyltransferase component of pyruvate dehydrogenase complex, mitochondrial yields the protein MLRTIAARNELVILRGTALARARSAREAVRVMGAQTARKLQTLRLGPKNHVATVTKPLGMWSTNFARNYADLPSHIKVPLPALSPTMEQGTIISWEKKEGDKLNEGDLLAEIETDKATMGFETPEEGYLAKIVVQAGTKDVAIGKLVCIIVQNQEDVAAFKDFVDSAPAAAKPAAAAPPPAAAAPVAPPPPPPAAAPAPVAAAPVGGKPMTAVEQRGERVYASPMAKKLAEAQSLRLQGAGSGIYGSIKSSDLAGMAAAAPAVGAHAAPAAPQGGYIDIPVSNVRGVIAKRLKESKQQIPHYYVTMECQMDNLLKLREKVNKKYEKQGVRVSVNDFIIKATATACRKVPESNSYWMESVIRQFDNVDVSMAVSTDTGLITPIVFGADRKGVIDISKDTKSLAAKARENKLKPQEFQGGTVCVSNLGMMGVSQFAAVINPPQSCILAIGATTKKLILDPDSLKGFREVSVMNVTLSADHRTVDGAVAAKWLQYFRDFIEDPQTMIL from the exons ATGTTGAGGACAATTGCAGCACGCAACGAACTCGTAATACTGCGTGGAACAGCGCTGGCACGAGCAAGATCAGCACGTGAAGCCGTACGTGTTATGGGCGCACAAACGGCAAGGAAGCTACAGACACTCAG GCTTGGGCCCAAGAACCATGTGGCAACCGTTACAAAGCCGTTGGGTATGTGGAGTACGAATTTTGCACGAAACTACGCCGACCTGCCGTCGCACATCAAAGTGCCACTACCAGCTCTTTCGCCCACTATGGAACAGGGTACCATTATTAGTTGGGAGAAGAAAGAGGGCGACAAATTGAACGAAG GTGATCTCTTGGCTGAAATCGAAACTGACAAGGCTACAATGGGCTTCGAAACACCTGAGGAGGGCTACTTGGCCAAAATTGTCGTACAAGCTGGTACCAAAGATGTAGCTATCGGTAAATTGGTTTGCATTATTGTGCAAAATCAAGAAGATGTGGCAGCATTCAAGGACTTTGTTGACAGTgcaccagcagcagcaaaaCCAGCTGCAGCAGCACCACCACCAGCAGCAGCTGCACCAGTagcaccgccaccaccaccaccagctGCAGCACCAGCACCTGTGGCCGCCGCACCTGTCGGTGGTAAGCCCATGACAGCCGTAGAGCAACGCGGCGAACGTGTGTACGCCAGTCCAATGGCAAAAAAACTGGCCGAAGCACAGAGTCTACGATTGCAAG GTGCAGGCAGCGGCATCTATGGCTCAATAAAATCTAGTGATCTTGCAGGCATGGCAGCAGCCGCACCCGCGGTCGGCGCACACGCAGCACCGGCTGCACCCCAAGGAGGCTACATTGATATACCGGTTTCAAATGTGCGCGGCGTAATTGCGAAACGTCTAAAGGAGTCGAAACAGCAAATACCGCACTATTATGTGACCATGGAATGTCAAATGGACAAT TTGCTGAAACTACGAGAGAAGGTCAATAAGAAATATGAGAAACAAGGTGTACGTGTGTCGGTCAATGATTTTATCATTAAAGCCACTGCCACTGCATGCCGCAAAGTGCCGGAATCCAATTCCTATTGGATGGAAAGCGTGATTAGACA ATTCGACAACGTCGATGTATCAATGGCCGTCTCCACTGATACCGGCTTAATTACGCCAATTGTTTTCGGCGCCGACCGTAAAGGTGtaattgatatctcaaaagaTACCAAGTCATTAGCTGCCAAGGCCagagaaaataaattgaagccTCAGGAATTCCAGGGTGGTACCGTTTGCGTATCCAATCTCGGCATGATGG GCGTTTCACAATTCGCCGCCGTCATCAATCCGCCACAATCCTGCATTTTGGCAATTGGCGCCACAACGAAGAAGTTGATACTCGACCCCGATAGCCTTAAGGG TTTCCGCGAAGTCAGCGTAATGAATGTCACTTTAAGTGCGGATCATAGAACAGTGGATGGCGCTGTTGCTGCCAAATGGCTGCAATACTTCCGTGACTTCATAGAGGATCCACAGACAATGATTCTTTAA